GAGGAGTTTATCTGTGCTAAAGTTTCCCCCATTCCCAGAAATACTGATCCAGTTCTTATCTGTTGACACAGAGTCGTTCAGATACGGCTTTGAGAGCGTGCAGATATCATGTATGAAAAGATGGTGAACTGTCCATTGCTGATAGCTCAGAGATCCAAATTCGAAAGCGTTTTGAGTTCCTGGATCAGGCCATCAGAGTCTATATGTGTCATAGAATTGATATTCTCGTCTCGTTGGTGTCCAGAGATATAAAGACTTGATGCACAAATACTGTAGGTGAATGTGTATCCATTACTGGATTTAGACATACAACTAACATCACTGCAGTACGGTACTCCCTCTGCGGACCATCTTTATTGCATACAGAATATAATCCCCGATTCACTAAAGCACTTGCTAAACCTTAAACACATGAGTAATCGCATCTCTATTCAGAAGAATATTTGAgattaagtactttcctgaactggggctttAAAAAGGCAAGTTAGAGTTCACATCTTTTGGTGTAACATAAACTAGTCACATTACTATTTTTAGGTTCCTTTATAAAAATCGTGTGACCAAAACATCGCTTCGTCTCCTCCACCCTATTCTCCCAATATGAGCCTGATCCGTCAAGCTGCTATTCTCTTGAGTAATTTTTACTACTTTAAATCAACAGGACTACGCAAAGGGATagggtttgcaagatcaggcttgacGTTACTATCATTGATACTATACGAAATGCACCTTTGAGAGATGTGCTATCGCAGCAATAAATAGTTCCAATCTTATAATATGCCAATCACGCAGTTACCTCAGAAGGAAGGTCAGTTAAAACAATGGAAATATCTCAAGAGGCTCAGTAGCGTTGAAACATGCATTGTAAATATTCAGGTTGTTGGTTTGAGCCCTGATCCCACAAATATTTACTACTGGGAATAGTCCTAAACATTATGATTAATTCATATTATACAATTCAACATTATAATTAATAAGTTCAGTGGGACTAGtcatgggaaaaaaatctctgcccAGAAGTAAGTGTTTGGAGGATCATAACCTTAGTTGGTTTTCAGCAGGATAAAATCAGTTAGAACAGGCTTAACTACTAAGTATGAACACTGTgaggtttttgttgtttgttttcacaGTAGAATAGACTGTGATCCTAAATTACTATGTTGCTTTAGACTTTCCACGCAGAAATGTTGTAATGACAGAAGAGACATCTTTGAGAGGGAGCAGAGGCTAGTCCTCTAGAAAGACTATTTTGGATACAAGTGAGAGCACACTAGATTTCTTAACTATGCTCAGTTTAGTTCATCTTTGTACGTTTTTCCTTCACAGGTTCCAGATAGACTTTCAGTGTGGATCCTGCCCAATTCCTCAAGCTGATATTGCTTTTCATTTTAACCCACGATTCGAAGAGGGTGGATATGTGGTTTGCAATACTTTTGAAAGACAGACTTGgggaaaagaggagaggaaatatgaaatgcctttttttaaagGTCACCCCTTTGAGATTCGGGTTTTGGTAAAACACGACTCATTCCTGGTAATTTTTTTAATACTGTATTTtacttgaaaattatttttaaaatggctatTCTGCTGAATCAAGGAACATTCTCACATGTAAAGAGTTATATTAAAACAATTCTCTTTTAAAGGGAATctttaatgggagtctttccatttattgGAATGGGAATGGACTAAAACTCTGTGCTTACTTTTGCATTTTAGGCCCTGATGCTGGAAACACTCGTGTCCATGTTTAATTTTACACatgtgagaagtcccattgacttcaatgagactgctCAGATGTGTAAAGCTAAGCACCGGCATATGTGTTTACAGGACTGTGGCCTTAATCCATTTAGACAATTGAAAGACTAGTCAGTTTTGCCCGAGTTCTTCGTCAGTTTCTAGTGAATTTCGCTTTTGGGTTCCCAGGTACTAGCACAGTGCTGCAGTGTTTCCGTTACAAAAGCTGCAGGGAAATGTTGGTTTATTTTGAATTGTTTCTTTGATTTTTGTAAAACTTCATAGAAATATTTCTATTGTTCTTaggttttgtaatttttttttaaaacaaaccttACATTTTCTTATGGGCACGAGATGTTATCCTTTATCCCAAAAGAATAACTTCTGATTTTTACACATGGCAGGTTGCTGTAAATGGAAAGCACTTTGTGGAGTACAAGCACCGGATTCCACTTTCCAAAGTGAACAACCTTAGTGTGTCTGGGGGTGTGGAAGTGGCAGTCATCAGCTTCCAAGATACTACTGTAAGTGCCGATTGCATGTATTATTGTGTTTCAGAACCACGAGGTGAACTGGAGAGACTCTAGTATTTGCAGATTTGGGGCATGATCCAGTGAGAATCTGAGTATATCCTATGGGTTTCTGAATATCTCAAACGGGTCTTGTCCCCACTAGTGCTCCCAGTGGTGGAGCTTTACCAGTGTTAGACTAACCGTGGGAAAAAAACATAAGCGTGGACAGAGTGCAGGTATTTTTTTATTGCCGTGTCATGCTCCAAGATGATAGAATGATAAAAAGCCAATGCTTGTCTGTTCTAGTGCTTCCAATTTTGCTGCCATCAATGAAACTGTAACTAAGCTAAACCAACAGTGGAAAAATTGCCAGCAAACTCAGTGAGCTCTGAGCTCAGCGTGGGATGAGGATGTTCAGATCCTTTCAGGAATCATTGGACCCATAGTCCTTAAACCCAATATtttacttgtaaaaaaaaaaacaaaacctctacTGTATTCCCGTATTTACTGAACTGGAGGCAAGCCTTTCAGGGAAATAGTAATGAGCCTTCAGCCAGACCATCTTGTGTTATAAACCTATTAAATATGAAAAGTCGGGGGACTGGATTGGAGACCTACAAGGAACTGATACGTGCCTACAAAGAACAAGTGGTGTCGCTGATTCTCATTCTCTCTGAGTCAGTAGTAGACCAATGCCTCAGCAGGGCGTTAGAAAAGGCTTCATTGTTTCGtgtatttttaaggccagaagggaccatcagatcatccagtctgaccttctgaatatcacaggccattacttTTTACCCAGGACCTCTGTGTGAAGTACAAAGACATTAGTTAGACCATACCATTTTAGTCCTCTGGAAACTAAAATGTGTGTCATGGAAGACACCAAACTGCCTGTAATAAAGTGGTCATTAAGCGGTTAATGGGGTTTAttcagagcagtggttttcagccaggggtacacgtacccttgggggtacacagagatcttcccgGGGGCACCATCAACATCAAatatttgcctggttttgcaacaggctacataaaaagcaccagcgaagtcagtacaaacaaaaatttcatacagacaatgacttgtttatactgctctgaatactgaaatgtaagtactatatttatattccagttgatgtattttataattatatggtcaaaatgagaaagtcagccatttttcagttaTAGTGTTGTGTGACAGGTTTGTATttgtatgtctgattttgtaagcaaataggttttaagtgaggtgaaacttgggggtacacaagataaatcagactcctgaaagggatacagtagtctggaaagattgagagccactggctcAGAGTATGATGGTTTGAGCCATGCTCCACCCTTACTTCATTTCCTGTTTAATTAGTGTGTGtttttcaccccctccccccgtctgTATATAGTTGAGtaaagcagcaagttcccagcctgcagtacTGTAAGCAAAGTGTgtttcttgtgcactgaatgGTCCCTTTACAAAACTGtcaccagtgcccgaggcccTTGCAATGACAGGGAATTATTTGGTGAGATATGCCTAGATGATCTCAGCAGGTGAGTGACACTCCGTGGTGCAGGGGAAGGCAAAAGAAACCCCAGGGTCCCAGCCAATCTGATCTGGGAGgaaattccttctcaaccccaGCTCTAACAATCAATCTGACCTGGGTATGTGAGCAAGAGACAGCAGCCAGGCATTTATAAACGCTGGGCTGTTGCAGGGACCGTCTTTCAAATCAGATGTGAAACCTCGGTGCTGACCCGTTCTCTGTGTTAAAGATCCTGGCTCTTCTTGCAAAAGTTAGGGGTGTGAACCCTCCTTTCCTGTCCAGATTCCAATGTAGGTAAATTAATTCTTCCTGCGGGAGTTCTCTCTGCAGTTTCGGTTGGACACAATATACCTTCTTTGTATCCTCTGCCGTTTTACAGTGTAGTGGTGCTCGGAAAAACTGCAGCCCTAGGTGTGCTGGTAATTGAGTGCGGGGTGAAGTAATGTGAGGATTgtattgtgaagcttaattagttaatgttccTAAAGTACTGTGAGATCCTTGGATCTGTGCAATTCCCTAGAGAAGTATGAAGTGTTAGGAATAATATCAGTCTCTTGCAGAGATGTACTTAcaactaagggcatggctacacttgcaagttacagcgcattaaagcagcccagtGCTCTCTAACTCACAacgcgtccacactggcaaggcacgtagagcgctctgactccatggctacGGTGCTGCTGGTctccacctcagcgagtggaataacgtttgctgcgccccctcTGGAGCGTcacggcgccagtgtggacaccctggtctgttAATGCTCTGTGATCGGCCTCCAGACGTGTCCCAcgatgcctgttctagccactctggtcatcactttgaactctactgccctgccctcaggtgaccaaccgtcagacccgccctttaaattctctgggaattttgaaaatccccttcctgttcgctcagccaggcgtggagtgctctcagcgaatctttccggGTGACCATGCCCccacgcgccaggcgatccccagtatggagcaatggcgaggtgctggacctcatcactgtttggggggaggaagctgtccagtcccagctgcgctccagccgtaggaattatgataccttcgggcagatatcaagggacatgctggaaaggggccatgaccgggatgcactgcCGTGCaaggttaaagtgaaggagctgcggaatgccacCGCAAAGCCCgagaggcaaaccgccgctccggtgctgcccctgtgacctgccgtttttacaaagagctggacgcaatacttgggggcgaccccacctccatgccgagtaccaccatggacacttcagagcccagttcaacaaggcgggaagaggaggaggagcaaagcgggagcgagggtgctgaggcggaggaagacaccccggcatCCGTAGATGCATGCaaccaggagctgttctcaagccaggaggaaggtagccagtcgcagtGGCCAGTGCTtggagaaggacaaacaccagaggaggttcccggtaagcggcttttattttgggaaggaagttgttcggtgcgggctcttggggcaaggagggttagggccgcaagcatgcctagatgcggagtAGGGCGTTGAGGTGCTCTCTCACATTGCagtaattggcctcagtgatctcttcaaagttctcatccagaacttgggcaatgcgcttgcacagttttgtttcttttcaataaatgcattttcttttcattaaatggattttttttttgctttgaaaacattctttattattgcagaACGTAAAAGATAccgtagcccaggaaagcaacaggccctgcaagtcagtgtatcatgcgtagcaaacacagattctactaacattggaaccaccacctttcactcccgtgcagggcaccagacattactggtggctttccgcctcaaattgctccctcaaggcatcccgaATCCTTtcagccccatgctgggcccctctaatagccctgctctctggctgttcgaattcagcctccaggtgttgaacttCCCAGTTTCATGCCTGAGTGaattgttcacccttcccttcacaaatgttatggagggtacagcacgcggatataaccgcggggatgctgtcatcagccaggtccaacTTCCCATACAGAGAGAGCTAGCGGCCCTTtgaacagccaaaagcacactccacagtcattttGCACCAGCttagcctgttgttgaaccgctccttgctgctgtcagggctccctgtgtagggtttcatagGCCATGGCAATAAAGGGTAatcagggtctccaaggatcacaatgggcatttcgacttcccctacggtgatcttctggtctgggaaaaaagtcccaacttgcagcttcctgaacaggcacgtgcgtcatgcacctttctgggccagcctgcgttaatgtcaatgaaatgcccacggtggttcacaagcgcctggagaaccatagagaaataccccttctgattaacgtactcagaggctaggtgggctggtgccagaattggaatatgcatcccatctattgcccctccgcagttagggaaacccatttgtgcaaagccagccacaacgtcatgcacgttacccagagtcacggctcttctgagcaggatgcgattaatggccctgaaaacttgcatcaacacgattccaacagtcgacttccccactccaaactggttagcgaccaatcggtAGCTATctagagttgccagcttccagattacaatagccactcgcttctccaccgtcagggcagctctcaatctcgtgtccttgcactgTAGAGTGggggcgagctcagcacacagtcccataaaagtggctttcctcatccgaaagttctgcaacccctgctcttcatcccagacttgcatgacgatgtgatcccaccactcagtgcttgtttcccgagcccacaAGCAccattccacggtggtgagcatgtccgtgaatgccacaagcaatctcgtgtcatatgcATTACTTGCATCGATATCATCGTCGGAGTCCTCACcatcactttggatcttaaggagtaactcgactgccaaacgtgatgtgctggcgagaTTCAtgagcatattcctcagcagttcgggctccattcctgcagaccgaaagggaagacagagcacgcagtacaaaaaacattgaaagatggctcCAATTGTGGATGGAAGCAGagagattgctgggatgcgaaccgatgcatcacggggcgttgggacaggacccagaatgccccacacccTCCGCACCCTTCCCACAAGctacagcaccagaatgggacgaggtgctctgtgggatagctgccaacaatgcactgctcccaatgccgctgctaGTGCCGCAAATGTGGACATGTCCgtgtgcttgcagctgtcagtatGGACAGACTGccgcgctttccctactgcactccaCGAAGgttggtttaactcaaagcactctacatttgcaagtgtagccatgctcAAAGGGTATCTCTGGGAGAATTGTccagttttttttatttgtataacagCTGTGGTGTTTACTgttttctggggggagggagggaaatataAATGACTtcagagaataaaaaaaaaccctctagatTCTAGTAATTAAGAAACCTGCTTTTATAATAAGATTTTCCATGCTGAGAGCAAAATATAACAGTGCACAATGACATAAATATTTCATAATCTAGTATATGACATTTATTTAATCCTTCACAAAGATCTCTGGAATAGTTAGTATTTAATATACAGCGATTGTCTTATTGAATCAAATTTTACAGGTGCATTTGAGTGAGCATTCTTAATTTGTAACCTAATTGAAAAACTAAAGCCACCCATTGTTTTCCCATATTATGATTCCTGTTTCTTTGCAATAATCCTACTGTTGTGTATagattccctctcccccactgatGTTTGAGCAAATGGGAAGGGGCAGTGTCTTCTCACTGCTTTTCTGGTGAATTAGACATTGGGCTGAATTAAGTACCACAGGAACTGTGTGTAATTCCCATGAACTTCAATGGATGCTAAATTTTCCATACTCCAGGGCTGACCTTGGCTCATGGTCTTTAATTTCTTTGCCCACTGATTCTCCATTGCAGATCCTGGTTTACTTTTGATGCATTGGGCAAGGAATTCACCTGAGGATTCAGGGAAAGAGTGCAGGATGCTAAGATCTGGTTCAAATCTAATTTTTTAACTCATGGTTGAAATAATTTTGATTGTGCAATCTAGTCCTAGTGAACACTGGGGCTACCTAACAGAACTAGCTCATTATTTGACACACACTGAAGAGTCTAGCAATGGATTAAAAGGATTATCACAGGAATACTGAGGAAACTCTCATGGTATTTACCCCTACGCCTGTCTGCTTCCAGTGCTGTCACCATTCGTTTGGAATAATAACTGCTGGAAAATTCATGACCATATATGtgtaaaatacaattttttaaaaaagaataatccATTTAAACAGCAATATTTAGGGGAAGAAGAGCAGGGTTGAGAATGCAATTCCAGCATGGTCACTGGGAGGGTGCATGTCATCACTACTGTGGAAATCTGTTGCTTAGAGTGTCTAAATATGTCCAACATATCTTACCCTAACAATCAGTCTAGTTCACTGTATTGCAGGAAATATAACTGTTTCTGCATCAGTACCTTTAATAGTAAATACTTATGGTCTGATGAGAAGGCAATTGCGTATCAAGTTTGTGGAAGAGTGTATACCCAGGTCTCCTGGAATCACTAGACCACATTACTTCTGTCAGCTGATTTTGCCATTCAGACAGGACTGTTAATTCAAGCCTTTTGGactaattttttctttttcataacaTTTAGCCCCCAGGTGCTTGGTGTCCTAGATCAGCTGGGATCGTAAGTGTTTACTCTAACTTTGTGCACTTTATTCCTTTTGTTGGCTTGTATGAACCAAAGTTGGGAAACAGAGCAACTCTGACAAGCTCTATTTATTTCTTCACCCCACGAAAAATCAGAAGCAAGAATAGGATTCTGAATATTTTAATCAGAAAGAAACATATTGTCAGAGCACGCAAAGACAATAATGGCAATATGTgataagagagaaaaaaaatatcacagTCTGGGCCTTcttcatgattttttcagggcTAATTTGTACGCTCACGACGATTCACCTGTTTTCTGTGTTGATAGTGCCTCCTAGTGGCTATTCTTTTATTTGTTAAGTACCAAGATTGTCTTTCGCTTTTCAGACCAATGCAGCTTTCCCACCTATACAGTTGGCTCCTGGATCAACATATAGTGTGAGTTTAAGTGATGCTGAATCCATTTGTATTAATTGAAGGGAAAATTTTCTGCTTGATTCAATGGGCTAAATAGAGTTCTCTTTTACACCATGTAAgtagaaaataattaaatttgcTTGACTAGTGTTAGTTTGGATTTtattacatcagtgtaacagagagcagaacATAGCCCAGCCCAATATTCTAGGTCTGCTAAGGCAAGCTTAGCAAGAACTAAAGCAGCCAACTTTTGTCTGCAATATTAAGACTCCAGACTGGTGCTTTTGGATGGATAGTAATGTGAAATGATTGTCTTGGggtccaatcctgtgaggtgctgaggacCCTCAACTTCCTTTGCTGTCAAGGAGAGTAGAATTAGACCAGTGTTTagtgcttttgagaatcccatccaagtaggattgggcccttttCTTTGTTGTGTGTAGCTTCTGAATACTCTGCTCTCAGAATTCAGTGAGGTTGCGTGGGTGTCACTAAGAACAGAATTTGTCTCATTGGCTTTACTTTAGGCAGCACAGATAGAAAGCTTTTATTAATCAAATGTCTAAATAGGGATCTTGCGATATCCCCTTTCAAAATTGTCATTGGAacctccttcctctcccacttTGAAAACCCTGGTGTGGTTTACAGACTTTTAAAATCAATACACAGAAGTAAAGCATAGTTAAAAGAACGAGTGGGTTACATTTAAGAATTGGAAGCGTGGCTCTCATGGAATTTGTAAGCACACTTTTGTTTTAACTCTGCCTGCTTATCAAGGCTGCCTGTTCAGATGTGTGAgatcttttctcttttcctttctgtttgttgTCAAATCCTGCTTTTCCACCTGGACCGTACCAGCCGCAAACTTATGTAAGTCTTTATAACATTATTTTGTGGTGGTTGTCACTGGGGAGGTGGGTACTTTTTAAATTTGAAGTGCTGAAAGATCAGGTGAAAAAGAATTCTGGCTGAGAATGTGATTTCGGAGAGCCGAAAGAGGGTCAGGAGAAGCGACTTCTCTGAATTGTCACATTGGGAAAGAATAATGCCCACTGGGTTATCCAACAGTCGAAAGGTTAGTCTACAGAACACCTTTCTTATGGAAAGGTTCCATACACCTGCGCTGCTGAGCCTGCATGCCTTGATTGCTACCTGGCATtccagtgggggtgggaggattgAGTTAAATAAAACTAAAGGCCAACATTAAAAGTATAGTAGTGACCTCAGTGTGGTCTGGTGGGTCCCAGAGTCAGGTCACAAAAACTGATGCAGATGGATGGTCTCATTAGAAGAGTGGAAGCCAATGACTGAATGGGCCCTGGAGACCAATCTATTCCCTCACCCCCAAcactgaatttcttctgccattttgttgcccagtcacccagttctgtgagatccttttgtagctcttcgcagtctgcctgggccttaactatcttgagtagttttgtatcatctgcaaattttgctaccttcctgtttactcctttttccggatcatttatgaatctgttgaataggactgggcccagccCGCTTCCCAGCCCTGTTGGACTAATACACGCTAACTCTGCTTAAGCTAGTGCTCTGTTCACAGCGACACATACCCAGGGGGTCAGGCCGGCTTGAACTCAGCTCACCTGAGCCACCCCGCATACGGCTGCAGCCACACTCCCAGTTTTAGCTCACTAGACCAAACAGAACTAGTGTATGTTTGTCTGCCTGTGCTGGGAAGCACTCTCCCCCTGAGAGTCGGAAGCTTGATACATTCAGTATTGCTTACCCTACAGTGCAGGGCAATGCCTAATGTATTGCAAGATTACTTGTGCTCCTTACAGGCGACAGACTCAACCTCTAAATGGACCTGAAACACCCTGACACTTTTGTTTCAGGATCTGTCTGACTTCCTTTGTCATTTGTTTTTAACTGATGTGCATTTATTAGACTCCCCCGGTGggtgaaaataaaaaggaagctgCCAAGGCTAattctggcactttgagtgcagaaggtgggggcctgacAGAACTTTAAAATGAATACTGGCCCCTCCCGGCTGggattaaactc
The Eretmochelys imbricata isolate rEreImb1 chromosome 17, rEreImb1.hap1, whole genome shotgun sequence DNA segment above includes these coding regions:
- the LGALS9 gene encoding galectin-9, whose protein sequence is MAQLAPYFKPSLPFTGPIHGSLRDGLMVIISGTVLPPCDRFQIDFQCGSCPIPQADIAFHFNPRFEEGGYVVCNTFERQTWGKEERKYEMPFFKGHPFEIRVLVKHDSFLVAVNGKHFVEYKHRIPLSKVNNLSVSGGVEVAVISFQDTTPPGAWCPRSAGITNAAFPPIQLAPGSTYSVSLSDAESICINYLFSFPFCLLSNPAFPPGPYQPQTYPVPYHTLILGGLCPSRSLVITGTIPLDADRFHVNLKWGEEIAFHLNPRFSEKTIVRNSFLHQCWGPEERGLPSGMPLSRGQSFTIWILCEACCFMVTVNGHHQFSYNHRVLNLQQIDRLEVEGDVMLTYVQV